The following nucleotide sequence is from Cucumis melo cultivar AY chromosome 1, USDA_Cmelo_AY_1.0, whole genome shotgun sequence.
ttaaacctaaactgtcgGACTGGTTAAGCTTATAAACTAAAATGTTAACTTGAttgttattgtgatgtgactgttgtagacggtttagtatggactgagaaGTAatagttagctttatctatggggtagtgtaccttataGGCAcggtatccttcgggatcatgagactgatatgtgtatccttcgggatcacgagactgatatgtgtatccttcgggatcacgagactgatatgtgcatccttcgggatcactagactgatatgtgcatccttcgggatcactagactgatatgtgtatcctttgggatcacgagactgatatgtgcctccttcggatcactagactgattgtgtatcctttgggatcactagactgatatgtgcatccttcgggatcacgagactgatgtgtgcgttctacggaaccactagactgtttatgtagggtacctcTTAATAAAgagctaactgttattaccctaacgggcccagtagtgggtcccttactgggtatattttttatactcaccctttttctctttaacgtttcaggtaagggtatggtAAGGGACAGATCAACGAGGGGCAAAAAGGATGCGTGAaagccatatggacgcgtctggtttccTTTATGCTTCCATTGAtgtattttgttgttatttttcattggtcagatctagtcatggttagaacatttgattggtggttttgtgttttgatgatttgagaactatattttggaactcttgggaacgtgatttaaaatagggcccaaaatttcttttgtgatattttaaacgtttttaatgaatcgtaactggtcttCTATGAGCTTGTGTGTTTGATTCTTGAGTCTTAGtactacgtagtgacctcagcttagtccggaaagttgggtcgttacaaaaattGTATGATTTATTTTCATTAATCCAGAATAAAATGAAAGGAAGAATTAAAAGTACATATGATCAGCTTCATGAATTATCAAATGGAGCAAACCTATGAAGTGTTgttaaaaaggaaaacaaaaatgTTGTGAAATAGATATGATAAACTTTCACATATGCTTTTGCTGACTTTGTGTGTGCATTGGTTGAAAAGATTACAGTCCGTTGATGGAGCTTCAATAGGAGCAACCTTAGCACATACTTGAGGGTTTTGCTTTCCAGTAACGGTATACTTCACATTTGCACATTGAGACACAATTGATTTCCACTATAAGTGAAGTTAATATCAACAACTTCTACACCTTCATGTGGTATACCTTCACATTCATACTTATGAGAAAATTATTTCACGGGATAGGTTCGTTGGATAGCTGTCCATCTCTCGTCTGGTAcccatttcatttttcaatttcaagaAAATTTTCCACGGAGATAGAGACATTCTTTTCTCGATTtcttttctttgaaaaaaaagtaatttaactttttctttccACTAGtttaaagttaattattttagtatgtTATCATGTCTTTTTGTTTATACTATTTGTCAAATGTTTCTATATTGAacttaataaatttaattattttcgatctaaaacaaaatggttataaattatattttaagtCTTTTGAATAGTCAAGGGCAAATTAGAGATAAAAATGTTCGATTATATTAACAATAATTGAAAGAATAATGTATAGTACACATATGCATGATCATTGCATGCATTTCAGCTTGAATGAATAAATagaattttgaaaagtaaaataaagaaaaattgatCAGGAGAGATCAGACAAAGATATATCCAACTCTTCAAATGGTTTTGTTTTTGGAACTTTTGTTCTGTCATTGGGAAAAGATCAGTCCGTCGTTGAGGGAGGATTAATAGGAGTAGCTTCGACACACGCACGAGGATTTTGCTTTCCAGTAATGATGGGAATCACATTTACACAATGAGACGTAGTTTGTCCTTCAACTCCATTGTAAGCTAGGTCAATATCAGCAACTTCCACACCTTCACACGGTAAATCTTTGCTACAAATAAATTTAACAGCGACCGAAGTAGCAGAAGTGCCTCTGATATTCTTGAAACTAACATTGAGGATCTTAATTTTTGATGGAATCTAAACAAGGGTGTACATAAGAAATCACATAATTAAATCAGGTTAGTTTTgcatttgttatatatataagaaaaatattaCTTGAAGTTAATAAACTAGTTAAAAGTTATGAATAAGGAGTAATTTCAATACGTATATACCTTGTTGTTGCATTGATTAGATGAACAATATTCTTGGTTAATAATGATAGGATTGCTAACATTAACCATTTCAATATCTTCAAAATGCAAGTCAGAGGCTGTGTATGCAGATGCAGAATCTGGCCACGTCTTGATTCTAACACCATTCCATGTATTGATTAATTTACATGATTTCACTGCAACTCCTGTCACCTCTCTTTCCTTGGTGTACTTGCCTAAACTTCCTATACTGATGCCATCTCCTGGTCCGCAAGTTACATTAGTAATAACTATTTGCTTGTTGGTGCCTCCAACAGATACACAATCAGCTCCTGTTGagatttgtgtattgagaatgTTAATCTCTTCTGATCTGCTCACATGAACTCCATCGGTGTTGGGGCTATTTTCTGATGCAATAATTGTCACATTTTGCAAAGTAACATTCTTGCAACTCAAAAGATTGATGTGAAAATAATTGCTATCCAAGGAAGTTATGTCCTTCACTATTGAATTGGTTATGGAACTGAACCTCACATTCTTACATATTTAATGTTGGCCCGCccacaaaaagaaaaggtatTCGAGTTAAACaaatgattatatatattaattgaaAAAGTATGTATTCTATGAGATTAAAGAGAGAGAATCTAATATAATTAGAGAATTTACCATGGGAAGTTCATTGCATATTTTATTCAAGTGCGTATCATTCTTTTTACAACCTTTTCCTTGACCATCAAAAGCACCCGTGCCTGATACTGtcaattgatcgatatattgaAAAAGAACCAACCCAGCTCCTATTGGATCGGGATGAGCTTGTAATGTTCCTTCCATCTGAACCTCAATAGAACTATTGCAAGGACCATGGAGAATGGATTGGTTTAGTTGGTAAACTCCTGTTGGAATCAACAACTTACTTGGATTGGTTGATGTACATGCATCCTTCCATGCATTTGCCAAAGTCTATAAGTTGAATTATTTCATCAGattaaaaaattacataaaatacaaattttatcaagttaatatatatatttacctgAGTAATATCAGTATTAGGTTTGGCACCATACGTAGTGATATCAAAAATGGATTGACCTTTTGCAGTCGATGCCAACATTAACGACAAATGTAATAGTAATGCCATAATGTTTAACCTCAATCCCATCATTTTTATATATGCCCTCTACTTTTTGCTTATGATTTTCTCTTTATTCTAATTGTTAAGTAGCTATTAAAATGGGAATGGATGATTCAAATATGCAATCATCGAACCCCTCTTTATACATTCCAAAAAAATTTTGTTGCTAAATTTAAAAACGATTGTTGAAAGATTGAAGTTAAACCATTAGCTGTCCatcataaaattagtcatttcgTAACAAATGGAATTTACTAATCATTCCCTCCCTTCAATAGAATTTCTATTTGAGACCAACTCAAAAAAGGAAGAATTGATATAATTTTGGTGAAAACATATAAGGATTGTATTTAATTGAAAATCAACCTCTgagaaattgaaatttttttataaccACGTCTCTATTATTATATGAAGTGGCTCAAATATTTCTATAGTTAGTTAAGGGCATGTAGGAGAGTAATTTGTCGATGATTAATGTCATTTTTGGATGTGTCAAATGGACCAAATTAATTTGGCATACGTGATTATTAGTAACCATGAGGTGTATTTAGTTTAAATCCCTTTCCTCTGCACTAAAGAAACCACTTTGACatattttaaatcatttttcTACTTAAATAATTATGATGTTCGATAATGATGAGAAAGTAAATTTGGAAACATCCTTTCTAAGATGTTTAAAATATGTGCCAAAATTTTACTTATGAGAAAATCGGTCACAATGTATCATCCTGATATAGACCGATCTATATCTTTTCTAAAAGGATGGGGACAATGTTATATTTTAAGTTGGGGTGGGATACGTTTGTGTTATGGCTAGAGCTGTTGAGCATTTGAGCTTGCCTATTATGTGCTTCTTTGTTTGTTGCTTTGTTGTCTTGTGCTTTTCAATATGGCTTGCCTATCATACACTTTTAGAATCATGCATGTGTAAAGCATTGTGAAGAAAATAAGTATGATTAATTTTAAGCATATCTTAAAATTCTCTCTTCCATCTCTCGTGCACACCTATGAGTTCTTCGTCTGACTATCCTAGGTCTTGCATGCTTAGAGTAGTTTTATTAAGTCCATATCAATTTAGCAATGTATTCAGTAGGACACAATCAACCAACTTTCTCACTTGTTTAAAAACAATTCTCATGATCAGAAATTTTGAAGAGGGTGGAGGgttgaattaaaaatttgaaatgggGGAGGGTTGAatagaaattttgaagggggtggggggtttgaattgaaaatttaagataGGCAATCAAATTTGTTTGCGTTAAAAGTTCTGTaatatgtgttaagatttgttttggctatcttgcagttatggtagtccgTTTGtattgaataactttgttgttgatttgggatgactatcctgcagttatggtagctttttttgttttgaatttgtttctatTTGGGATGGTTTTAAGGGATGGTAGtgttgttggaaggggtgggtaggatgcaaagattgaagtattttgttgttaataattatgTTGTGTTGGTTatcctgcaattatggtagcctctgtagtttgaaattagttttagtgaaaatttggagagattgtatattagtgaaaaatagtgaaaatctagaggagtaagttatggatgcGAGAGAagagagatatgtttctaatcaaacctatttatgttttagggacttaaacgatggacaagggttaGATGAAATTTTTAGGAATAAGttctcccttgagtatagagagggagtgacctaatttttagaatttgccaagtttcacgttgatgcctacggatgattaaggtgtccatgcaagagatgtatgaattTGAATTagagctcattagagggtgtgggacgacatctactgactattggaatatccccatactacacagaatgagtgtatcatggagagccaTTAAGCTTAACGAAAgactttgaggaaggaactagtagtaaccttttaatgaaggaactagtagtacgcaaattaatgaagaagatgatatgtttgcgtatgctaaatgatttataAGCCCCAATTAAACAGGAGGAGGAAACAGAGGAAtgtcgtttggaagatgaaatatCGATGAATATTgaggtagatatagatgaaaataaaacaaacatatttcaagacttattgaatgaagcacataatgagttgtaccctggttgttctgaattttcgtcattgaattttttggttaagttgatgcatgtgaaggttCTAAATGATTAGAGTAGTAAGTCGTTCGACATATTGTAGAACTCTTAAGAGTAGCATTttcaatgtgtagtagtactatccctagttcattttacgaagtaaaatgaaaacttcgtgacttgggcttgggatacgagactattcaagCGTGCAAATATgattgtgtattgtattggaaagagtttgctgattttCAACATTGTCCTAGATGTGTCGAGGCTctgtacaaggttaatcataatagagggaaaaaaattatgcataaggtattgcaccactttcctttggtactaagattacaacgcttgtttgtatcgcaaaaagggtctgctgacatgagatgacatagggataaacgtgttgaaacagatgatttATTGAGATATCCAAATGATGCAGAggggtggaagcactttgattatGAATTTTCTGATTTTGCTTCTAGTCCACGGAACGTGCGTTTGGGCTTGGCTTCAGATGagtttaacccatttggtcaaatgagtacctcgtacagtatgtggcttgttgtgttacttccttacaataATTTGCgaccatggaaatgcatgaaagagacagATTTCTTCATGTCACTGCTCATACCCGATCTTATATCTTTTGGTAGAGAAATCGATGTGTATTttcaaccattgattgaggaattgaaagagttatggactttCGGGGTGCGTATGTATGACTCTCTTATAGGCCAATTTTTTCAGCTATatgcagccttgttgtggacgattaatgacttttCGGCGTATGGTGACTTATCAGGATAGAGTGCAaaggggtatcaggcatgtcTTATATGCAAGGGTGATAGATTGTCCTTCGGGATCGAGGTAGAATATCATTCATAGGACATAGACGTTATCTTCCAAAGAACCATATGTGGCATAGAAGTAGGGTACACGATGGAAAGATAGAGCGTAGGGCTCCTTCAGTGGTGATCAATGAGCAGGAAATcttagaacaactagatcagttggagtttccagttatgagtaaacatccaacaatacaggataagaaaagaaagaaagctcTTAATTAGacgaagagaagtatttttttcaaacttccttactggtcgagactactgttatgtcacaaacttgacgtaatgcacattgagaagaatgtttgtgacaattaGGTTGGTACGTTGTTGAACATCGAAGGAAAAATgaaggataccacgaatgctcgATTAGACCTACAagatttgaagataagaaaggatttacaccttaTGGAAGTTGGTAACCGATTGGTCAAGTCACACGCGAGCTACACATTGACTAGTAGCGAACGagttgagttttgcaagttcctgaaatcagttaagttttctGATGGATTTGTTTTCAATATATCGAGATGCGTGAATGAGAGGGGAAAATATTAGGATTCAAAACACAcaattgtcatgttttattacatcgactaTTATCTATTGGTATTCGTGCATTCTTATCGAAAAACGTGTACACTGCTATTACCAAATtatgtaattaattttttttgactTATGTGCcagaacgataagagtaagtgatttagacagattgcaagcagatatcataatcatactttgtaagttggaaataatatttccacctgccttctttagcGTTTTGGTACAGCTTgccgttcacttaccatatgataCGAAGGTTACTGGTCCCGTTtcttacagttggatgtatcccattAAAAGAAGTCTACATAGTGAATTGAACACCTTTTGTTTTCGTTACCTAAGTGGTATAGAGACCCGATTCACAAGAGATAAGcaaaatgatgataccattgtagaggacgaggtaattggtgactttaaaattttcaagtagAAAGTACGACCTTTAGAACTTTAAAACAAAGCACGACAAGTGTTCGTACTATATCATAGGAAGAGAAACGACTCTTCCATTGAACATACTGAACAATATAGACGAAATATCggagtatcgcaagtaagcattCCTCATCTTCGTAATTCTTAgatatttgttatacattgttcTTACAGAAATTAAACTCATCATCATCCCTGtcaggaaacatttgaggctaaTACGTCGACATGCTCAAAATGCTATGGATTTGTATAAAAGACATGAACGAGCATGGTTGCGAGCATAGGTATATAACAAGTTTGAGTGTGACATGTAAGCATGCACTAATGTATTTAAGCATGTGAAATGTCTATAATCGTTGTCACATTCATTTTAGGTGTTAGAACTGCATGAGTCTGCAAATCTATCAGACGATTTCTTCTCCCTTGTAATGGGACAATCATTTGATGTTTGTTGTTACGATGGATGCATCGTGGGTAGGCTAAGATTTCACACATCTGAACTTGATTCCCGATGTACTACACAAAACAGTGAACTGatggtcattggtgaaagcgatgcaaATGGAAGTGacgacaataatttctacgaTGTTTTGGACGAAGTGTTGCACGTACAATATCCGTTGGGAAGAAAtgtatggctatttaagtgttgGTGGTATGACACGAacgtaaacaaaagtcaaagaacacacgTTGAATTAGGGTACAAATCTTTAAAGAGTTTTGAGTCGACTGTCAcagacacttcaaaaagtacagtgACCCAGAGGAGGTTTGTGTCAACCCATCCAACCTATTGgtgggacgtgatgaggattgacacttcctctgtgACCACTACATGAGTTGTGCAGTCTAGGTGAATAATTGAAtcatttgtcatgattaattatgatttcaacttttaatatgtataagaactaaacaatataattgttttcattcAGGAGCAATCATGGatgaacaaggctgctagacagaagcaactttacaatcatagcagctggttaaagtcgtttctacaacaaAAGCACGAGCTCGctaagaaaaaaggaaagttGGTCGACCGTATGGAGTTGTCCTGGGAAACACATGTTCGAGCCGGGACGTTTGTGTTGCAGGCCGCAGAGGATGCGCATGTATGTAAGCTATCGAAGCAACACTTACGctcttattaattatccactttttgcattacctaacttagtttttaaatttgttgcagaatcaaatgttggaactccagtCCCAGCCTACCTAAAAGGGTAGTCAACCTTTCTCTGGgaatgagatatgcgatcaggtgttgggtagactaCCATGCTaatcaaaaggccttggttagGGACCCAAGTCGAAGGTCCACAAGATGACGAGTGCGAGCTGTTCCACGACGTCATGTTTGCAGTCCATAGAAAAAGAGATTCAATTACAAGTTAAACTTAATAAAGCTTTGAAACGAATTGAAGTgtaagatagaaatcaccaagcgttAGCTTCATAAGTGAAACAAATGCGAAAGCTGATACAAGACTTGACTTGGACATAGCGAGGACACCACATGATCCTTAgctttgcggtacgtatatatatctccattattcttaaatttttgCAGTAATAATATACAGTGACAATATGTATatctccattattcttaagtttttcgatacgtatatatgtctccattattcttaagtttttgcaatgataatATACAATGACGATAtgtatatatgtactaaacttagctaCTTTTGTATCGTTGTAGGACTCGCAGTGTAGAATGGCACGTACGAGGCTCGTTAGGAGATGTATGACTTTCTTTGCGCTTCTTTGTTTTTTGAatactatatttttttatattatgaacgctattatgttttttgaactttttcgtattatcaatattaaatttttttgttcaatttgtgtctctattttgtaatttactaatttattttgaatttcttttaatttaatccaaaatgaATGTGATTATTTCACAAAGTAGAGAACTTGTTTGAGGAAAATATTTTagtcaaaaaataaaaatttaaatattaaaaaaatacatataaaaaggaattcccaACTTAAACAACATCGGGAATAGGTTGCATACGACATATCGGGGATAGTTTTTCCCGATGCACATCTGAAAGCGGTTATAAGTACGTCGGGAGAAATCATTTTCGACGCAAAAAAAGACGCCAGAAATGATTACGTCGGGAATTACTATTCCCGACGCGTAACACTCGTCGGTAAATCAGACGTCAGGATAAAGTTATTCCTGACACCTTGTGGTGATGCGTCGGAAATACTTCTCCCGATGCATTTCTTTCGACGATGGTCCCGACGCAGGAAACAACGTCGGAATATCTTTTCCTAACATTTTTATcacttttcccgacgttttaTTGCGCGGGAGTCCCTCCGCTTCTTGTAGTGTATTGTGTTATGAATCCCTCACCTAGGACGGATTGTGTGTAGCTAATgagtaaaaattaaaaacaaaaaaacaaaaaaacaaaaagatgttgataagaaaaaaagaagttggTTTGTTCGATTTGGCATTGCCACTTTGTGTTAGGAAGTTGCATTTTTATCTTATTATTGTTAGAGTAGGGGAAAAGCGGATTGAGTGTTCCTTAAACCTATCGATTCCAAATTTTGTTAGGACTTAAGTAGATGGGCATTAGACTCTTTTATGCATGAATAGATTTGGAGAAAGAATTTTAAATGTGCATCAATCGATTGCTTGTTCTTGGATTGTAAATTTTAAATGTGCATCAATCGATTGCTTGTTCTTGGATTGTATTGAGGATCGAGTACTACTAGGTTTTTATTGAAAGTTAAAGCATGAGAAAGTGGCTTAGCAACTTAAATAATTAAGCAAGCTATTTTGTACGACTGTGTGCTTTATTCTTTCTTTGCTTGGAACAACCAAGAGTTAAGTAGTTAGGGGTGTTTGATAATACCAAAAATGTACTATCTAATATCGCGAATTTGGGATCATTTTACGATTTTTTTACATTTCAATTTGATATTCTCTAGCTTGGTTGTGAAGGATTCTTTTCCTATTTCACCATATTTGTGAGATTAAACATGTTGTATTGATGATCATTCGATTTAGTTTTAATAGATTTTGATGATATTATTGGACGCTTGAGGATTTTATGATCGTCGATTTGATTAATTAACTTATGATTTGTTATTGATTATTCACTAGAAAAAAtctgggctttaatgtcaggtggaaaaaagaaaaatgaactttaatgtcgcttttcaaaaggcggatgtttaatgtcggtttaaaaccgacattaaacattctCCCTTTTTAAAAGTAACATTAAagttcatttttaattttttttaatattgtaaaaagtcaatggtttctctctcttttttcccCAATTTAATTCAGCAAAAACCCTAGGGTCGTTTTTCCCTCCCATacgttctttcttttttttttcccattcTTCTTCTTGTCCTTCCTCCACCCAAGCTCGTCGACCGCCAATTTCACGCACAGATGATGTTACGCACAAGCTTCGGCTGACGTTCCACCACCAGACGTTCACGCACAGACGACATTTGACCATCACAGACGACGTTCACGTACAAGCTTTGGCCGCGCCACTACAGGGATATCAATCGACTTGTCGGCGCCACCATAGACGACGTTCCCTCCCCTGACGTCCATAACAGACTTTCACGCAGTAGATCCCCCACGAACGGCCGCCCCAACTTCGCTCCACCACGTACGTTCCCGCACTGATTTGATCTCTTTCACACTAAAACAAGGTCAAACAATATATTTCTTTCACATTAATCTTTTCAATGGCGTCTAATAGCTTCATCGACAAGAACGTAGTTTTCAAGAGGCTAAAGGCCAAGTCGGAGAACAAGGTAAGTGTGACTAATTCATCTTCAAATTTGGATCGAAAATTGCACTAGATTAATtctgtttgttttttgtttttccagATTTGTTTCGATTGTAATGCGAAGAGGGAGGCTGTTAAAATAATTAGGGTTTATGATCAAATCAATATTTTCATTTCTAGTATTTTCCTTTTCTGTTATTTTCCTAGTTTGTATTATTGGGAGTATATAATTTTGGAACTCTCTATTCTGATTATTCAAGTTATTATTCAATAATATTGTACAAGATTAACAGAAAATAGATTCTCAGGATATTTGGAATGTGATTGCTTTTTGGTTGAAAGACTTTTGAAAAAGACTTTTGAAAGAACTTGCTTTGCTTCAATACATATTGATAAACGAACATTATGAGTTTCTTGGATGCTAATTTAGAGTTCATACTGGATTTGGAGTAATACATTTTGATTCTGGTTTTGATAAGGCGAGC
It contains:
- the LOC103500563 gene encoding exopolygalacturonase-like; its protein translation is MMGLRLNIMALLLHLSLMLASTAKGQSIFDITTYGAKPNTDITQTLANAWKDACTSTNPSKLLIPTGVYQLNQSILHGPCNSSIEVQMEGTLQAHPDPIGAGLVLFQYIDQLTVSGTGAFDGQGKGCKKNDTHLNKICNELPMNVRFSSITNSIVKDITSLDSNYFHINLLSCKNVTLQNVTIIASENSPNTDGVHVSRSEEINILNTQISTGADCVSVGGTNKQIVITNVTCGPGDGISIGSLGKYTKEREVTGVAVKSCKLINTWNGVRIKTWPDSASAYTASDLHFEDIEMVNVSNPIIINQEYCSSNQCNNKIPSKIKILNVSFKNIRGTSATSVAVKFICSKDLPCEGVEVADIDLAYNGVEGQTTSHCVNVIPIITGKQNPRACVEATPINPPSTTD